In Nilaparvata lugens isolate BPH chromosome 5, ASM1435652v1, whole genome shotgun sequence, the following proteins share a genomic window:
- the LOC111054153 gene encoding glycine-rich RNA-binding protein GRP2A, with protein sequence MGTGRRLSVLLFVIFGLWKSTDCSLLTRLQGPTDIDEIVEDKKDDVVFQKGHPVNWEGTNFSDEQAIGKTLLNWNADETAQLKSTPKQRMKRSYGYGGGRGGGGRGRGGAAGGRGGYGYGGGGGGGGYGGYSGEGRGVGRGRYRDGYGRDVAYGNNNDCYRPSSPITYKIDVKVVGKPKRPSKPKSISMKSKPKKYSRSSASSLSASRSKPTKKGTKGRYWRRR encoded by the exons ATGGGGACTGGCAGGAGACTTAGCGTCTTGCTTTTTGTGATCTTTGGACTGTGGAAGTCTACG GACTGCAGCCTTTTGACAAGACTGCAAGGACCGACTGATATTGACGAGATTGTGGAAGACAAAAAAGACGATGTTGTTTTTCAAAAAGGACACCCTGTGAATTGGGAGGGAACAAATTTTTCCGATGAGCAAGCTATCGGGAAAACACTGTTGAACTGGAATGCTGATG AGACAGCGCAGCTGAAATCAACTCCAAAACAGAGAATGAAGAGAAGCTACGGGTACggagggggaagaggaggaggaggaaggggaAGGGGCGGTGCTGCAGGAGGTAGAGGAGGATATGGATacgggggaggaggaggaggtggaggttaTGGAGGGTATAGTGGAGAAGGAcgaggagtaggaagaggaagataCAGAGATGGCTACGGAAGGGATGTAGCATATGGAAATAACAATGACTGCTATAGACCTAGTAGCCCCATCACCTATAAGATAGACGTGAAAGTTGTAGGAAAACCTAAAAGGCCCAGCAAACCTAAGTCAATTTCTATGAAATCTAAACCGAAAAAGTACAGCCGATCCAGTGCTTCCAGTTTGTCTGCTAGTAGGAGCAAGCCGACGAAGAAGGGAACAAAAGGGAGGTATtggagaagaagatag
- the LOC111054158 gene encoding uncharacterized protein DDB_G0284459, giving the protein MKLVQVTGFILWIHIFTKLVSGATTVSDLDIRSVLRSRQTTPKALNDLTNELLTNKPLVEDNQPSDKGLPIPGTEEGLPPLLAAALKLNEGEAKENDKGKEIIRGKRCGGGCGGGGYRGGCGRGGGGGGGGGGYGRSYRGGCSCSGDRGYRRGGRRDDYSRDRSRGRTKKVIIEYREKKRDDSRSTEPRRRSRKRDSSRGRDRDRSRDKDRDRDRNRDKDRDRDRDRDRDRNRDKERDRNSRTTMTRILAGKSILRRLKIASMIRIIESHQVLSDQI; this is encoded by the exons ATGAAGCTTGTCCAAGTGACAGGATTCATTTTGTGGATTCACATCTTCACCAAATTG GTGTCCGGAGCAACAACAGTATCGGATTTAGACATACGGAGTGTGCTGAGAAGTCGTCAAACAACACCAAAAGCTTTGAATGACCTCACAAACGAACTTCTCACAAATAAACCCCTCGTAGAGGACAACCAACCATCCGACAAAGGACTCCCGATTCCCGGAACTGAAGAGGGACTTCCACCGCTGTTGGCTGCTGCCTTGAAGTTGAACGAAGGAGAGGCCAAAGAAAATGACAAAGGAAAAGAGATAATAAGGGGAAAACGTTGCGGAGGAGGATGTGGTGGAGGAGGGTATAGAGGAGGATgtggaagaggaggtggaggtggtggaggaggaggaggatatggTAGGAGTTACAGGGGGGGCTGTAGTTGTTCTGGGGATCGGGGTTATAGGAGGGGAGGAAGACGTGATGATTACAGCAGAGACAGAAGTAGGGGAAGAACGAAGAAGGTGATAATCGAGTatagggagaagaagagagacGATAGTAGATCTACGGAAccgaggaggaggagtaggaagagggaTAGTAGTAGGGGTAGAGATAGGGATCGTAGCAGGGATAAAGATCGTGATAGAGATCGCAATCGTGATAAGGATAGGGATAGGGATAGGGATAGGGATAGGGATAGGAATCGTGATAAGGAAAGAGATAGAAACAGCAGAACAACGATGACAAGAATACTCGCAGGAAAAAGCATTCTTCGTCGTCTGAAGATAGCAAGCAtgattagaataattgaatcacaccaAGTACTTAgtgatcaaatttga
- the LOC111054154 gene encoding uncharacterized protein LOC111054154 isoform X1, with amino-acid sequence MRMIPTLTFAVLLVLSISDLIRCAEGAAAEGNAQGVISAAPAVTNGIADSAKNTAVTGGSIWTRFFQAIANFYRKLLDWKNIKCFSGNKYNINPKSNVVSGTPNAGSINVVGIEGDAKFS; translated from the exons ATGAGGATGATACCAACTTTAACGTTCGCAGTATTACTAGTGCTTTCCATTTCC gATTTGATACGTTGTGCGGAGGGTGCAGCAGCTGAAGGTAATGCTCAAG gTGTTATCTCAGCAGCCCCTGCCGTTACTAATGGAATCGCTGACTCAGCCAAAAATACAGCAGTTACAGGCGGAAGCATATGGACGCGCTTCTTCCAGGCCATAGCGAACTTTTATAGAAAATTGCTAGActggaaaaatatcaaatgtttcAGTGGAAATAAGTATAATATTAATCCTAAATCAAATGTTGTGTCTGGGACACCCAATGCAGGATCTATCAATGTGGTAGGCATAGAGGGGGATGCGAAATTCTCGTGA
- the LOC111054154 gene encoding uncharacterized protein LOC111054154 isoform X2, with amino-acid sequence MRMIPTLTFAVLLVLSISDLIRCAEGAAAEGVISAAPAVTNGIADSAKNTAVTGGSIWTRFFQAIANFYRKLLDWKNIKCFSGNKYNINPKSNVVSGTPNAGSINVVGIEGDAKFS; translated from the exons ATGAGGATGATACCAACTTTAACGTTCGCAGTATTACTAGTGCTTTCCATTTCC gATTTGATACGTTGTGCGGAGGGTGCAGCAGCTGAAG gTGTTATCTCAGCAGCCCCTGCCGTTACTAATGGAATCGCTGACTCAGCCAAAAATACAGCAGTTACAGGCGGAAGCATATGGACGCGCTTCTTCCAGGCCATAGCGAACTTTTATAGAAAATTGCTAGActggaaaaatatcaaatgtttcAGTGGAAATAAGTATAATATTAATCCTAAATCAAATGTTGTGTCTGGGACACCCAATGCAGGATCTATCAATGTGGTAGGCATAGAGGGGGATGCGAAATTCTCGTGA